Below is a genomic region from Paludicola sp. MB14-C6.
GTTTTTGCATACTATTCATTCTTTGAAATCTATGATCAAGTATTTTCTTTTTTAGTACTATCAATTCTTGTTTGGCTGCTTGCATTCTTTATACCTCGTTATCCTCATCTATTATTCATTTCTTTTTCTTACTTCAGCTCTATATTTGGACATAATTACCCATTGAATATTATTATAACATATTTTGACTAACAAGTGTAGTGCAATTTCTCTATTCCCATTATGTATTTTTCTATTCAATCAGAAAACACTATATAGTAACTTTGCACAGCATAGATTACATATCTCGCAAAGCTTACTAAAGATAAACATAAAAATTACAAAATTGTAGGTGAATAAATGTTTCAGTATTTGAAAAATAAAATCGCTGCAACAAAGCTTTATACAAATAAAAACGAAAACTCTCAAGTCGACGAAGAAGAGAAAAGCCCGCTTAGCACCAATATTCTGGATAATATAGTTGGATTAAGAAGCAAATATCAAAATTCAGCTGATTTTTTGGTAAGAGATATTACAATTTCAAACATCAAAGTAAATTTTATAATGATTGAAGGCATGGTTAATCTACAAACTATGTCTGAAATGCTGTTGGAACCTTTGCTTAATCAGAAGTTTTCAGATGAAGCGGATGGCAAAGAAATATATGAGTTTATTCATAACAGAACAATAATGGCTGCCGATATGGTTGACGTTTTTTCTTATGAAGAAGTATTTCGCTTTATCATGTCAGGGTTTGTTGTAATACTCTTTGACGGACTGGATAAAGGCATTGCATTTGGAATGCAAGGCTTTAATTTTCGTTCAATATCTGAACCTGTTAGTGAAGTAAATGAACGTGGTTCACGAGAAGGCTTTACAGAGCCTCTTAGAATTAACATGAGCATGGTACGTAGAAGAATTAAGTCGCCTACTTTAAAATTTGAGCTGATGACTGTTGGAAAAACGAGCAAAACAGACATCTGTTTAATGTATGTAACAGACAAGGTTTCACCTCATCTCCTGCAAGGCATACGTCAAAAAATTAAAAGCATAAAGTTAGATGTAATTTTAACGTCAGGCTACCTACAACCTTTTTTGGAAGGAAAGCCTTGGTCATTATTTTCGGATGTTGGTATTTCAGAACGCCCAGATGTAGTTGCGGCTAAAATATTTGAAGGTCGAGTTGCAATCTTAGTTGATGGTACTCCATATGCTCTAATCGTACCATATCTATTTTCCGAGAACTTTCAAAGTCTTGATGACTATGCACATAAAGTTTATTTTGCAAGTTTTATTCGTATCATTAAGTACTTTTCGTTTTTTATCACTATTCTATTGCCGGGGCTATATGTTGGAGTAGCAACTTTTCATCCCGAGTTACTTCCACACGCATTATTGTTTAATATTGCCGCAGCAGAAGAAATTACTCCATTCCCGTTATTCTTTGAAGCATTGATTATTCATTTCCTATACGAAATCATGCGTGAAGCAGGTTTACGGTTACCTCGTCCCATTGGGCATGCAGTAAGCATTGCAGGCGCTATTGTAATAGGCGATGCTGCTGTAACTGCTGGGCTCATTGGCGCTCCTATGGTGTTTATTATTGGTCTTACCGCTATTTCTGCTTTTGTAATTCCATCTTTATACGAACCAATTGCAATATTAAGGATTGGCTTTATTATTCTTGGTGGCATGATGGGATTGTATGGGATTGCGCTAGGCTTTATTGTTGTACTTGTTAATATCTGTTCACTACGTAATTTTGGTATTCCTTATACGTCACCTATTGCACCCCTAAGCAAAGATGGAATAAAAGATACCTTTCTCAGAAAGTCTTTTCAATCAATGCAAGAAGAAGATTTTAAAATACAAAATCTTAGTGGTGCTCATATAAACGATGGCAAGGAGGAACCACGATGAATCAAACAAAAATAGGAGCAAGTCAAGCTGTTATATTATTGTTATTATGTCGAGTATTTAACATTTTAAATTTTATTCCTCTTTTTTCAAATAAAATCGATATGTCATCTGAGTTAATCGCAATTATAATATGTACTCTATTAAACTTTATATTAGTTATACCAGCAATTATTCTTCTAAAAAAATATAATGGGCAAAACATTATTGATATCGCATTTCGCAAGAATAAAGTACTAGGCTATTCTATTTCTTTTTTATATGGATTCATTTTGCTATTTAACTTAATTGAAACTGTATTCGGATTTGATTTTTTTATAACAGCAGTAGTTTATCCAAACGCCTCTAGTATTACTATCATTCTAACATTTTGCATTGCTTGTTTTATTTGTGCCCAATTTGGATTAGAAGGCATTGCAAGAACTGCTACGATAGTCTTTATAATATTTTTAAGCGGTGTTATTTTTATCAGCATAACTTCTTTTAAAAATATCAACCTTCTTAATTTAAGTCCATCTCTTTCTAATACCACGAAACAAGTTATAGAAGCTATGATGACTGTAACTTCAAAAAACAGTGAAATATTCATCTTGTTGTTGTTAGCACCAAAAATCAAAGGAAACATATCAAAATGCTTTATTTGGTATATTATTTTGACTGGTATAATAAGCCTTTTATTTAACTTTTTAATTATTACTGTACTTGGTAAATTTGCTTATTCACAAACTATTCCCTATTTCACACTTGCTTCAATCTGTGAAACAAAGATATTACAGCGCTTAGATGCAGTTCATATGGTAATTTGGGTTTTCATTTCATTTGTTAAGGTTACAGCATATTCGTTATTAACTGCTGAATGCTTGAAAAAAACATTACCAAAAAAAGCACATAAATATGCTTTAACTGCTATTTTTGCCTTTACAATTCTACTTTCAATCAGTTTAACGTATATGCCTGAGGTGGTACAAAAAGCAAAATTCACTACAGGCTTTATGACTATTTTTCTTCTAACAATCCTACCTCTTTTTTTAATTCCTCAATATCATAAAAAAGGAGGAAAATTAGATGAGAACAAAATTGATTCTATTGTTAATGTTACTATCTAGTTGCATCATACTCTCCTCTTGTATTCCTTCACAACAATTAAATTCACGTGCATTAGTACAGGCAATTGGCTTGGATTATGAAAACGATGAAATTCAATTGACATTGCAAATATTTTCTCCTGCCGCTGAAGGCGCAAACGGACTTGGTGCATCCTCAAAAAACGCAAAAATTATTGAATCTCAAGGCAAAACCATATCAGAAGCAGTACAAAACGCTAACCTAGTTCAAGGAAAAGAAGTATTTGTTGGACATAACCGCATAATTATTTTAGGGACAAATTTTGTTCAAAACAAATTAAACGAAGCTCTTTCCTACTTTAGTTCAATACAAATTGCAAGAAAAAACGCTAGTATTGTAATTGGTGAAAGCAAGGCAAGCGAAATCATTAAAGCAGACATTAACCAAGGAATTTTACCCGCTGAAACCTTGCAGAAAATTATTGAAAACAACTCGAACAAAGGGCTAATTGAAAATATTATGTTCTACGAATTTGTACGAGCATATCAATCAGATGAAGAAGGTGCATTACTTCCTGTTTTTTCTCTTAACCAAAGTAAGCAAACCATACCTACTGTAACAAATCAAAATGAAAAGAAAAACAAAGGTGAAACTTTAGAAAAAGTAAGCAATCTCCAAATAAGTGGTATGGCTGTATTAAAACAAGGAAAAATTGTTGGGAAACTTGATGAGAATGAAACGCAAGGTGTATTATGGATTCGAAACACAATTCAAAATACAAAACTAGTTACATCTACTGATAAATTTAAAATAATTTCTTTAGATTTTTATCATACTAAATCAAAAATAACGCCTTCAATTAATGGAGATAATATAAAGCTAATCATAAATATTGATTGTCAATCCACATTAAACGAAGCTATATTATATGAACATTCAAATATAACCAGCTCAGATATTCAAGATATAAAAAAAGTGGCTGCGAAAAAAATCGAAGAAAAATGTCTAAAAGCATATAACAAAACAATAAACGAATATAATGTTGATGTATTGAATTTTGGAAGAATTATTGAAAAGAATGATAAAGAGCTTTGGAAGAAGCTCAAAAATAATTGGGAGGATAACGCTCACAAAATCAAATTTGAAATTCATGCATCCGTTGATACCAACAGAGTCGGATTAAACTTTGAAAAATCATAAAGTTAAAATCCACATAAAGATAACATCTATTATCTTTATGTGGATTTATTTTATCCGTTTGGATACATCTTTCTTAATAAAGGTATACCATATTCTCGTTTTGTGCCTGATATTCTATCAATAAAAGTTGCCAAATTACCTCTTGCATGTTCAGGGCCGCCTTCTCGCATCACTGTCCAAAGTGGATCGATACTGTAATCGGATTTTTTCATCATTTCATCTACCCAATCCAAAATCAGTTTTGCTCCCTTTGCACATAAATCAGGGTTTTCGCCAGCAATATTATTGAGCTGATGTGGATCTAATTTAACGTTAAATAACATTTCTTTTTCAAATAAATGATATCCGCCATGATATGTTCTTATATAAACATAATCATTAAATCGTGCGCTACGTTGACAAACATGGCAGCATTGCGTTAATATAACAGCCTCTTTTGAACAGTCTTCACCATTTAAAATGGTTTTTGCATAACTCTTACCATCATATTGATAGTGATTTCCAAACAAAGGCGTATTCAAAAGTTCTTTGATTGTTGGAAGTAAATCAACATTATCATGAAAACCTTCAGCAACAATTCCTTTTTTACCATTCGGCCATTTAATAATCATTGGGATATGACAAGTTGGTTCATCGGCTGTAGCATGCTCACCATATATTCCGAGCTCACCCATATTCTCACCATGATCTGAAGTAACAATGATCGCTAAATCGTCATCATACAAACCTTTTTGTTTTAAGAAATCAATAATCATTTTAATGTTATCGTCTGTATACTTAATACCACAATCATAATTATCCATAAACTCTTTCATTTCTTCAATTGTGGATAGTTTTCCTGGATGTCGTGGCCATTTTTCGTTTGTATCATCATTCCACATGTTAATTTCATTTGCACCATGCGGTCCTATATGTAACAAATGCTCTTTGAAAACTTCCGCTGTAATCCAATTATCAGCCAGAGGTTCATCTTTAAATGGATTTCCAAATTCTTTTGGTGCACGATATGGAGTATGTGGATCCCAAAAATGGACATGCATAAACCAGTTATCTGCGCTTCCGTTACGCTCAATCCAATCTAAAACTTTTGGTGTAACTGCCTCAGCGGATTCTCCACCACGACCACCAACATTGTAACATTCATTAAACCCTGAATTAAACCACCATGATGAATGGCGTTCTGCAAATGTACTAAAGCTGACTGTATGCATTCCAGCACGTCTAAACTGCATAAATAAGCCATTTTCAGAAAAATCATCAGTGAAATGGCGATTAGTTCCTTGTAATCTTAAGTCTGCTGCTGTTCCACCATGGCCAACCACACCCGTGCGTATACCATACTGACCAGTAATAAAAGATGCACGTGAAGGTAAACATGGCGCATTCGGACAATAATAATTATCGAATCGTACACCTTCACTAGCAATTTGATCAATTGTTGGGGAAGTGTTTCTTTGGTAACCATAGCAGCCGAGATGGTCGCTTCTTAATGTGTCAATGTCAAACATTAATACTCTCATAGTTCTCAAACTCCCTATTTTAATTTATTTTACTAAGAAAAAACAATGCTTTCTCTTGTATAACCAATTATGCCCTATTATTCAGATACTCTTCAAAGCGTTCTACAGTTGAATTTACAATTAAGTGTTCAGGAAAATCAATATCAGAAAGTAATTTCAACGCATCATCAACTTGTCCTATTGAATAGGCAAAGTGAGCATCGGAATTTACGATTACCTTTACTTCATATTTTTTGCATAATTTTGCAATCTCTTCACAGTTCGTTAATGAACCAGCACGAACGTGTAAAGAATTTTGGTTAATTTCTACCAGCTTATTATATTCTTTAAATGATTTTATTACTTTTTCATAATCGTATACATAGTTTGGATTTCCACTATGCCCTATTACGTCAACCTTTGGATTTTTTGCAATATTAAGATATGCCTGTGTATTATTATTGATTGAAGTTGATTGAAAAGTAGGCTCGTGTAATGAAGCAACTATCCAATTCAAATAAGATAAAGAATAGTCATCTAAATCAATATCACCACTACTATTTAAAATATTAACTTCAGCACCTTTTAATATTTTAACACCAAATAATTCATTGGGTATTGTCTTCATATTGACAAAATGCCAAAAATGCGGAGAGTCAGTCATTTCCGGTGCATGATCCGTAATGGCTAAATATTTTAATCCAATTTCACTTGCAAATTTAGCATTTTCTAAAACTGTAGAATATGCGTGAGAAGATGCAATCGTATGACAATGTGTATCCGCTATAACTTTCATTTATAAACTCCTTAATATAATCAAACAGCTCTTAGAAAATATCCCAATTCTTAATACTGGTTGTTTCTTCAACCGGCATACCAAGATTATGCATAAGTTCTTGTGCTGCATTATATCCCATTTTCTTTTGACGATTGTTCATAGCTGCAACTTCAAGAATAATTGCAAGGTTACGGCCCGGTTTTACAGGAATAGTAATACAAGGAACTTGTATACCAAGAATGGTTGCATATTCATTTTCCATTCCCATTCTATCGTAAGTTTTATCCGGATCCCATAATTCAAGTTTTACAATCATATCAATTTTTTCAGTTATCTTAACTGAACCCATACCAAAAAGCCTTCTTGCATTAATAATACCAACACCACGAAGCTCTAGAAAATGTCGAATATTTTCGGGTGAAGATCCAACTAATGTTCGATTGGAAACACGACGAATTTCTACTGCATCATCCGCAATCAGACGATGTCCACGCTTTACTAATTCAATAGCAGTTTCACTTTTACCGACGCCGCTTTCTCCTAATAGTAAAACGCCCTCACCATATGCTTCTATTAAAACTCCATGACGAGTAATTCTTGGTGCAAGTTCAACATTGAGGTAAGAAATCAGCCCAGACAAAAATCCGGAAGTTGTATCATTAGTTCTTAAAACGGCAACACCGTTTGCTTTTGCCGCATCCATAATTTCTTCAAAGACTTCAAGGCCCCTAGAAATAACAAGAGCAGGAAAATTCAATGCAAAAAAATCATCCAATCGTTTTTTACGTACCTCATGGGATAACGTTTCTAAATAAGAGTTTTCGCTTAAACCAAAAATTTGAATTCTTGTTTTATCAAAATGCTCTAAAAATCCGGTTAAATTCAATCCGGGACGATTAACATCGGTACTTTGCAATAAAATTTCTTTGCCTTCTGGTAAGTAGATTGTTTCAAGTCCAAAATCTTTAATAATTTTAGATAAAGGAACTGTAAATGGTGTAGACATCAATCTCGCCTTCTTCCTATCATTATTTCTTTAAAAGCTTTAGTATTTTTTTATATAGATATTATATTAACCATATTATACAGCAACATATACCTTAATTCAACTAAATTTTCTGGCATATTCTTTTCAATGCAGTTCATAATAACAATAAATCATTCTATCAACGTATTTATTTCAATAATATGGAGGAGCTATGTTAGTTGTTTTTTTTCGTGCTTTAATACTTTATATATTAATTATGGTATGTTTGCGCTTAATGGGAAAACGTCAACTCGGCGAACTTCAACCATCTGAATTAGTTATTACAATACTAATTTCAAATATTGCATCGTTACCTATAGAAGATACGGGAATACCAATGATTTTAGGGGCAATTCCTGTTTTAGCTTTAGTCAGCTTTGAAATTATTATTTCTAATTTATCTTTAAAATCAAAATGGTTCCGAGGATTTATTTCTGGAAGTCCAATCGTAATTATCAGCAATGGGGTTCTTGACCAAAACCAACTTAGAAAATTGCGTTTTTCTATAGATGACCTAATGGAAGCGCTTCGTCAAAGCAATATTTTTGATTTAAGAGATGTGCAATTTGCAATTGTTGAAACTACCGGAAAGGTAAGTGTTTTACAAAAATACGAATCACAACCCGTTACCAACAAAGATCTAAAATTAAAAAGCCAAGATCCAGCACCAGCTACCGTAGTAATCAGTGATGGTGAAATTGTAAAAGCTGTTTTACCTTTTATCAATATAACGGAAGATTGGGTAAAATCAATCGCAGCTGCCAATGCAACATCAGTAAAAGATATATTTATTATGACGGTAAATAACCGAAACGATTATTATATTATTCCCAAACAAAAAAGAATATAGCATGAAACTATAACAAGGAGCTAACATGAGTAGGTTACTTACAACAATTGGAATGATACTTCTTATTTTAGCAATCAGTTTTTGTGGAATTTGGTATGTACATCAATCAAACAAAGAAATGATTGCACTTTGCGAAGACGCAATTATTTTTAGTAATAAGGAAAATCAAGATGGGTTACTTAGCTGCATAAAAAAGCTGTCTGCTTTGTGGGAAAGCAAACAGCTTATTCTGAGTCTTTATGTCAGACACGATGAGATGGAACGTATTGATAGCCTACTAGTCGTTATAAATGCATATTACGAAACTAAAAATTATCATAGTGTAAGCGTAGAACTACACCAGTTGGAATTTATGCTAGATCATATTTATAGAAGAGAATTACCGACCATTAATAATTTACTCTAACGCTTTTTCTTTAATTTTTTTAACTCCTCCATAAATGTGTCTATATCAGCAAATTCTTTATATACCGAAGCAAATCTGACATAGGCAACTTGATCTATCTCTTTCAATTTGTCCATTACAAGTTCGCCCAAACTTGATGAATTCACTTCTTTTATCATTGCATTTGCATATGAATACTCAATATCAGAAACTAATTTCTCTAGCGTTTCAATTGATACAGGGCGTTTTTCGCATGCCCGCATAAGTCTGTCTATTAACTTATTGGCATCAAAAGGCTGACGGGATTTATCTCTTTTTATAACCATCAACGGAATGGTTTCTATTATTTCATATGTTGTAAAACGAGAGCCGCACGCTAAGCATTCTCTACGTCTTCTTATTTTTAACCCGTCCTCAGTCTGGCGAGAATCAACAACCTTACTTTCTAAATGTCCGCAAAATGCACATTTCATTTTATCAATCCCTCATGAATCATAATGTTTATAGAATCATTATAACACTAAGTAGGACTTCATTCAATACTTATAATCCATAAATCTCTGCTAAATAGTCTTCCACTATGTACTCAAGCGTTACAGGATCCACATCCTGTCCTTCTAAACGGTTTAACAAATCCATAACAACCTGATACTCATCTGAAATGTCGGAGATTGAGGTTATTGTTTTTGTTACGCCGTTATCAAAGAAAACTTGCTCAATGCCGAATTGGGTAACCCTTTCGCCCTCAAAAACTCCTTCATTTACAAGCAAAGAATAAACCGGAACTTGTTGTTTCTCTCTCACAGTACAAATCATAAACTCACTCCTTATACTTTTATGATTTGATTATACCTTATTCAAATTAAAATACAACACATTCTGTTTTTTGAATTTCGACATTACATGACAGCATAACTAACATATTGATAAAAACCAAAAAAACAATTAAATCAAATTGCATATGAATAGCTTTGTTCGTTATTATATACATTATTTTACAATAAAACTTGTACAATTTGCTTTTTAGAATTTTTAAACTTAATATTCACACATATATTGGTATATTTTCATATTAAAATATTTTTATAAATCATAAAATATTACAAAATAATTTAATATACATTAAAATTATAAATTTAAGTTAACAATGATACTTGTTTTAACAAATTTTGATAAGATTCAAAAAATTGCTGCCTAGATTTTATTGAATTACTATAAATTTCTTGTATAAAATATCCATTATAATTCAAATTCTTTAGTTGATTCATCAAAGCTGCTACGTCTAATGTACCCTCGCCTATTGGCAAACAATCATGTACTTTATTATTATCACTTAAATGAACATGGACTATGTTTTTTCCAAGCTTATTTACAAATAATTCTTGATCAATATTAGATCGAATTGCTTGTTTATTATCAAAAACAAGTGATACATCTTTATCAAGATATTCTATCATTTTCTGCAAGAAATGAACATCCCCACTTTTACATCGCTCCACATTTTCTTGTGCTACTATTATATCAAATTCTTTTCCGATATCTCGAAGCTTGGCAAAACGTTCAAAATAAAGATCATCTTCTAGAAGTCCCAGTTTACGATCACCATGAAATATAAATATCGTGGCTCCTAATATATTCATTGCATGAAAATACTGTTTATACCACTCTAACGCATCTTCAAACCTACGATCATAATTCGTAAAAAACATAAAAGGTTCAAAAGCGCAAGAAAATGGGTGAAGTGCAATCACACTTTGTCCATTTTCTTTTATTTGTTTTTCTAACTCTTTTACATAACAAGGATTCACTTCACTAAATGTATTTAAAAAGAGTTCCAGATTTTGAACACCCATTTTAGATAAAACATCAATCGTTTTCTCTAACAACTGCGGATAAAAACACGCTGTTGATACACCACAATTCATAATGTACTCCATTCTATAAGATCGAATTTCTATATAAATTAAATATATTTCAATTAAATTATTCTATTTATAAATTATACCATATTAAATTATATTCGTCATTCATAATTTAAGAAATTAGTATGAATTATAAAACATACTTATTATTTATGTTCATTTTATTACATAATTTTAACATTATTACTTTCATATTTTAGAAATATATGTTATATTATAAAAATAGACAAAATTACATTTCAGGAGGTTCATAATGGATATTTTCTATCAAATCTTGCCTTATTTAATTGGTATCGTAGTGTTAATTCTATTAATACTATTAATGTGAAAAAAAGTGCCTGCGGATAAAGCAAGAGTAATCACAGGTTTACGCAAAAGAGTACTATCTGGTCGTGGTGGCATTCAAATCCCATTCTTTGAAACGTCATGCACTATCTCTTTAGAGGCTATGTCTATGCAGACAGATGTTATTGAGGCACCTGCTAAGGGTGGTATTTTTGTAAACATCACCGGTACTGCTGTTGTAAAAATTGATAACAATCATGATAAAATTCTGATTGCAGCTGAACAATTTTGTAATGGAAGTGCAGACAACACAACCAACAATATCAAGGTTGTTGTTGAGCAAATATTAGAAGGTAAATTAAGAGGTATTGTTTCAACTTTGTCTGTAGAGCAAATTAACGAAGATCGTGTGGCATTTGAAAGCTCTATCGAAGAGAGTATTACTAATGAGTTGAATTCTATGGGGTTGAAATTGCTTTCTTACACAGTTCTTAAAATTTCAACACAAGGTGGTTACTTAGAAAACAGAGCAATTCCTCAAATTGCAGCATCAAAATCTGATGCCGATATCGCACAAGCTGAAAGAAAACGTGACACAGAAATCAAAACTGCCGTTGCTATTCGAGAAGGTGAAAAGGCTAGATTGAATGCGCAAGCTGATATTGCAGAAAGTGAAAGAGATAAGCAAATTCGAACTGAACAATATCGTGCAGAACAAGACAAAGCAAAAGCAAACGCCGATATTGCATATAAATTACAAGAAATTGATAACAATCAATTTGTAGCACAAAAAGAAGCTGAATTAGCCAAAAAACAAGCAGTTGTTGTTGAAGAACAATTAGTTGCAAAAGTTAAAAAGCCTGCAGATGCTAAGAGATATGAAACCGAAGTAAACGCAGAAGCTGAAAAAACACGTTCCATTAAAATTGCCGAAGCTGAGGCTGAAACAATAAGAATAAAAGCATTAGCAAATGCTGAAGCTAAAAAAATTGAAGCGGAAGCAGAAGCACAAGCAATTCGTGCACGTGGTTCTGCGGAAGCGCAATCCATAAAAGATAAAGGTATTGCAGAAGCCGAAGCGAAAGATCGTTTAGCAGAAGCTATGAAGAAATATGGCGAAGCTGCTGTTGTTGAAATGCTGATTGATAAACTACCTGATATTATGGAAAAAATTGCTTCTCCAATGTCTCAAATTGATAAAATTACTGTCATTGATAACGGAAGTGGAACCAGCTCCTCTAACTTAGTAAAAACAGTTACCGACGTTGCCGGAAAAGGTTTTGAGGTTATCAAAGATTTAACCGGACTTGATGTTTCCGAATTGATTACCACTTTTGTGAACAAAGAGAAAACCAAAGATACAACAATCGTAAATGTAACCCCTGAAACAAGCACCAACTACATAGAAGAAAACAAAGAAGATTAAACATATTAACAATAACAAATTTGTAGTTGGGTATACCAAGAATTTTGTGTAAATATAAAAACAATCAGAACAAGAAATAGGAACAAAATAGTAATTGACATAGTGTATAGGTTAGTTGAAACAAGTTTATTTAATGACAAAAGGGGCATGCCCCTTTTGTCATTAAATTTTGGCGGCTGAACATAGAATCATCCAGCGATTCTGTCCGAAAACATGATGTTTAATTGGTTTAAAACAACGTCCCAATTTCGACAACGTTGTGTCCATCGTTCGACAATTTTCTTTGAAGCTAAATACAGTATCCTTTTTAAACTATCATCATTTTGAAATGATGGTTTGTTCTTGGTTATTTGTCTGAACTGCCTGTTTAATCCCTCAATAATATTAGTTGTGTATATTATTTTCCTTACATCAGTTGGATATGCAAAAAAGGTTGATAGTATATCCCAGTTATCCTCCCAACTCTTTATGCAAGAAGGATAACTTTTACCCCATTTTTCTTTGAATGATATTAGATTATTCAATGCTTCTTCCTCTGTAACAGCTTGATATACTAGTTTTAGATCTGCCATTAACTTCTTGATATCTTTGTATCCTACATATCGTGTTGAATATCGAATTTGATGTATAATACAACGTTGAATGTGCGCTTTGGGATATGCTGCATTG
It encodes:
- a CDS encoding DUF421 domain-containing protein — encoded protein: MLVVFFRALILYILIMVCLRLMGKRQLGELQPSELVITILISNIASLPIEDTGIPMILGAIPVLALVSFEIIISNLSLKSKWFRGFISGSPIVIISNGVLDQNQLRKLRFSIDDLMEALRQSNIFDLRDVQFAIVETTGKVSVLQKYESQPVTNKDLKLKSQDPAPATVVISDGEIVKAVLPFINITEDWVKSIAAANATSVKDIFIMTVNNRNDYYIIPKQKRI
- a CDS encoding Ger(x)C family spore germination protein codes for the protein MRTKLILLLMLLSSCIILSSCIPSQQLNSRALVQAIGLDYENDEIQLTLQIFSPAAEGANGLGASSKNAKIIESQGKTISEAVQNANLVQGKEVFVGHNRIIILGTNFVQNKLNEALSYFSSIQIARKNASIVIGESKASEIIKADINQGILPAETLQKIIENNSNKGLIENIMFYEFVRAYQSDEEGALLPVFSLNQSKQTIPTVTNQNEKKNKGETLEKVSNLQISGMAVLKQGKIVGKLDENETQGVLWIRNTIQNTKLVTSTDKFKIISLDFYHTKSKITPSINGDNIKLIINIDCQSTLNEAILYEHSNITSSDIQDIKKVAAKKIEEKCLKAYNKTINEYNVDVLNFGRIIEKNDKELWKKLKNNWEDNAHKIKFEIHASVDTNRVGLNFEKS
- a CDS encoding spore germination protein, with the protein product MFQYLKNKIAATKLYTNKNENSQVDEEEKSPLSTNILDNIVGLRSKYQNSADFLVRDITISNIKVNFIMIEGMVNLQTMSEMLLEPLLNQKFSDEADGKEIYEFIHNRTIMAADMVDVFSYEEVFRFIMSGFVVILFDGLDKGIAFGMQGFNFRSISEPVSEVNERGSREGFTEPLRINMSMVRRRIKSPTLKFELMTVGKTSKTDICLMYVTDKVSPHLLQGIRQKIKSIKLDVILTSGYLQPFLEGKPWSLFSDVGISERPDVVAAKIFEGRVAILVDGTPYALIVPYLFSENFQSLDDYAHKVYFASFIRIIKYFSFFITILLPGLYVGVATFHPELLPHALLFNIAAAEEITPFPLFFEALIIHFLYEIMREAGLRLPRPIGHAVSIAGAIVIGDAAVTAGLIGAPMVFIIGLTAISAFVIPSLYEPIAILRIGFIILGGMMGLYGIALGFIVVLVNICSLRNFGIPYTSPIAPLSKDGIKDTFLRKSFQSMQEEDFKIQNLSGAHINDGKEEPR
- a CDS encoding DUF4363 family protein, producing MSRLLTTIGMILLILAISFCGIWYVHQSNKEMIALCEDAIIFSNKENQDGLLSCIKKLSALWESKQLILSLYVRHDEMERIDSLLVVINAYYETKNYHSVSVELHQLEFMLDHIYRRELPTINNLL
- the hprK gene encoding HPr(Ser) kinase/phosphatase, yielding MSTPFTVPLSKIIKDFGLETIYLPEGKEILLQSTDVNRPGLNLTGFLEHFDKTRIQIFGLSENSYLETLSHEVRKKRLDDFFALNFPALVISRGLEVFEEIMDAAKANGVAVLRTNDTTSGFLSGLISYLNVELAPRITRHGVLIEAYGEGVLLLGESGVGKSETAIELVKRGHRLIADDAVEIRRVSNRTLVGSSPENIRHFLELRGVGIINARRLFGMGSVKITEKIDMIVKLELWDPDKTYDRMGMENEYATILGIQVPCITIPVKPGRNLAIILEVAAMNNRQKKMGYNAAQELMHNLGMPVEETTSIKNWDIF
- a CDS encoding sulfatase; the protein is MRVLMFDIDTLRSDHLGCYGYQRNTSPTIDQIASEGVRFDNYYCPNAPCLPSRASFITGQYGIRTGVVGHGGTAADLRLQGTNRHFTDDFSENGLFMQFRRAGMHTVSFSTFAERHSSWWFNSGFNECYNVGGRGGESAEAVTPKVLDWIERNGSADNWFMHVHFWDPHTPYRAPKEFGNPFKDEPLADNWITAEVFKEHLLHIGPHGANEINMWNDDTNEKWPRHPGKLSTIEEMKEFMDNYDCGIKYTDDNIKMIIDFLKQKGLYDDDLAIIVTSDHGENMGELGIYGEHATADEPTCHIPMIIKWPNGKKGIVAEGFHDNVDLLPTIKELLNTPLFGNHYQYDGKSYAKTILNGEDCSKEAVILTQCCHVCQRSARFNDYVYIRTYHGGYHLFEKEMLFNVKLDPHQLNNIAGENPDLCAKGAKLILDWVDEMMKKSDYSIDPLWTVMREGGPEHARGNLATFIDRISGTKREYGIPLLRKMYPNG
- a CDS encoding GerAB/ArcD/ProY family transporter; this translates as MNQTKIGASQAVILLLLCRVFNILNFIPLFSNKIDMSSELIAIIICTLLNFILVIPAIILLKKYNGQNIIDIAFRKNKVLGYSISFLYGFILLFNLIETVFGFDFFITAVVYPNASSITIILTFCIACFICAQFGLEGIARTATIVFIIFLSGVIFISITSFKNINLLNLSPSLSNTTKQVIEAMMTVTSKNSEIFILLLLAPKIKGNISKCFIWYIILTGIISLLFNFLIITVLGKFAYSQTIPYFTLASICETKILQRLDAVHMVIWVFISFVKVTAYSLLTAECLKKTLPKKAHKYALTAIFAFTILLSISLTYMPEVVQKAKFTTGFMTIFLLTILPLFLIPQYHKKGGKLDENKIDSIVNVTI
- a CDS encoding phosphatase: MKVIADTHCHTIASSHAYSTVLENAKFASEIGLKYLAITDHAPEMTDSPHFWHFVNMKTIPNELFGVKILKGAEVNILNSSGDIDLDDYSLSYLNWIVASLHEPTFQSTSINNNTQAYLNIAKNPKVDVIGHSGNPNYVYDYEKVIKSFKEYNKLVEINQNSLHVRAGSLTNCEEIAKLCKKYEVKVIVNSDAHFAYSIGQVDDALKLLSDIDFPEHLIVNSTVERFEEYLNNRA